One stretch of Gopherus flavomarginatus isolate rGopFla2 chromosome 2, rGopFla2.mat.asm, whole genome shotgun sequence DNA includes these proteins:
- the LOC127045382 gene encoding fatty acid-binding protein, adipocyte-like, which yields MCDLFVGTWKLISSENFEDYMRELGVGFATRKMAGVAKPNVIISTNGDLITIRTESTFKNTEISFKLGEEFEETTADDRKVKSILTLDNGSLIQVQKWDGKETTLIRKLVDGKLVVECTMNNVTCTRVYETA from the exons ATGTGTGATCTATTTGTGGGCACCTGGAAACTCATTTCCAGTGAAAACTTTGAGGACTATATGAGAGAGCTGG GTGTGGGCTTTGCTACTAGGAAAATGGCTGGTGTGGCCAAGCCCAATGTGATCATAAGCACCAATGGAGATCTGATAACCATCAGAACAGAGAGTACCTTCAAAAATACAGAGATCTCTTTCAAGCTGGGTGAGGAGTTTGAGGAGACCACAGCAGATGACAGGAAAGTTAAG AGCATCCTAACACTAGATAATGGCTCACTGATTCAGGTGCAGAAATGGGATGGAAAAGAGACAACATTAATAAGAAAATTGGTGGACGGGAAGCTGGTAGTG GAATGTACCATGAACAATGTTACCTGCACAAGAGTCTATGAGACTGCATGA
- the LOC127045383 gene encoding myelin P2 protein-like, which translates to MCDLFLGTWKLSSSEKFDDYMKELGVSLATRKLGSLTKPTVTISIDGDVLTIQTKSTFKSTEVSFKLGEEFEETTADDRKTKSIVTLDDGSLTQVQKWNGKETTIKRRLVDGKMVVECTMNNITCIRIYEKARGH; encoded by the exons ATGTGTGACCTGTTCCTGGGAACGTGGAAACTCAGCTCCAGTGAAAAATTTGATGACTACATGAAAGAGCTGG GTGTGAGTTTAGCCACCAGGAAACTGGGCAGCCTAACCAAACCCACTGTGACTATCAGCATTGATGGGGATGTGCTAACAATCCAAACCAAGAGCACTTTCAAAAGTACTGAGGTCTCCTTCAAGCTTGGGGAGGAGTTTGAGGAAACtacagcagatgacagaaaaacaaAG AGTATTGTAACCTTAGATGATGGCTCACTGACTCAGGTGCAGAAGTGGAATGGCAAGGAGACTACAATAAAGAGAAGATTAGTGGATGGGAAGATGGTGGTG GAATGTACCATGAACAACATCACATGCATCAGAATATATGAGAAAGCAAGAGGACATTAA
- the LOC127045390 gene encoding myelin P2 protein-like, with the protein MCDQFLGTWKLVSSEKFEDYMKELGVGFAMRKLGSLAKPTVIISADEDRLTIKTESPVKNTEISFKLGQEFEETTTDNRKTKSVVTLDNGSMIHVQKWDDKETTIKREVVDGKMVVECTMKYAICTRVYERA; encoded by the exons ATGTGTGATCAGTTCTTAGGAACCTGGAAACTTGTCTCCAGTGAAAAATTTGAAGATTATATGAAAGAATTAG GAGTGGGCTTTGCCATGAGGAAACTGGGCAGCCTGGCAAAGCCTACTGTGATCATCAGCGCTGATGAGGATAGGCTAACAATCAAAACAGAGAGCCCTGTTAAAAATACAGAGATCTCCTTCAAGCTGGGCCAAGAATTTGAGGAAACCACAACAGATAACAGGAAAACTAAA AGTGTTGTTACCTTGGACAATGGCTCAATGATTCATGTGCAGAAATGGGATGACAAAGAAACCACAATAAAGAGAGAGGTGGTGGATGGGAAGATGGTTGTG GAATGTACCATGAAGTATGCCATCTGCACTAGAGTCTATGAGAGAGCATGA